The Catenuloplanes niger genome includes a window with the following:
- a CDS encoding serine/threonine-protein kinase codes for MPEPAAGTRLNGRYVLDGRIGLGGMSEVWRAADETLGRAVAVKILSGAAAEDQLLRAAIRREARAAARMTHPHAMHVYDYGEFAFDDVVLPYIVMELVDGATLADLLVNGPPLPWRAAARMAAEISAALADAHRLGVVHRDIKPANVMLTPKGAAKVLDFGIATLVAGDTPHATGSFTGQRIGGTEILDGWLAGTPPYAAPELLLRGEAGPPADVYAVGATLYAALTGEPPLAITSWEEAAAVHRSGVASPAPLPPAVPEPLAAAALACLSRDPETRPSAASIARIFGRYAAGALPAPTTPMPAGPMPAGPMPAHPASPAPVSPAPVSPGPIPPGTGFHGPGPVSPAPGGGGPAPLSPAAAASGPGFGGPAPVSPAVAPPGHGAAGHGFGGSAPGAPASGRGPADGGSAGSGFGGSNPGAARSGNGSAGGGSAGSGFGGAVPVSPAAGSPAGRFAPGAASVPAAHTAADVPFPAHAPLPVGGRSWPDRLRSPRGVGVLATGLITGGVALVALAAIFLGPGSGRDPAVSAPDRGTAPAAAPEKPAGAPSPSRTPSRSPSPSPSGDEEDTVEAGTILNRLDAALAQGLVSRDINARAGSRLFDDLRDLRRDIDDPEKLSDGAADLQERLERLADDGDMSPDTASDMIEIVDDLVV; via the coding sequence ATGCCCGAGCCCGCCGCCGGAACCCGCCTCAACGGCCGCTACGTCCTCGACGGGCGGATCGGCCTCGGCGGCATGTCCGAGGTCTGGCGCGCGGCCGACGAGACGCTCGGCCGCGCGGTCGCCGTCAAGATCCTCTCGGGTGCGGCCGCCGAGGACCAGCTGCTGCGCGCCGCGATCCGCCGCGAGGCCCGCGCCGCCGCCCGGATGACCCACCCGCACGCCATGCACGTCTACGACTACGGCGAGTTCGCGTTCGACGACGTCGTGCTGCCGTACATCGTGATGGAGCTGGTCGACGGCGCCACGCTCGCGGACCTGCTGGTCAACGGCCCGCCACTGCCGTGGCGCGCCGCCGCCCGGATGGCCGCGGAGATCTCGGCCGCGCTCGCGGACGCGCACCGGCTCGGCGTGGTGCACCGCGACATCAAACCGGCCAACGTCATGCTCACGCCGAAGGGCGCGGCGAAGGTGCTGGACTTCGGCATCGCCACGCTCGTCGCCGGCGACACACCGCACGCGACCGGCTCCTTCACCGGCCAGCGGATCGGCGGCACCGAGATCCTGGACGGCTGGCTCGCCGGCACCCCGCCGTACGCGGCACCCGAACTGCTGCTGCGCGGCGAGGCCGGTCCGCCGGCGGACGTGTACGCGGTCGGCGCGACGCTCTACGCGGCCCTGACCGGCGAACCGCCCCTGGCGATCACGTCGTGGGAGGAGGCCGCCGCCGTCCACCGCTCCGGCGTGGCCTCCCCCGCCCCGCTGCCCCCCGCGGTGCCGGAACCGCTGGCCGCCGCGGCCCTGGCCTGCCTGTCCCGCGACCCGGAGACGCGGCCCTCGGCCGCCTCCATCGCACGGATCTTCGGCCGGTACGCCGCCGGCGCGCTCCCCGCCCCCACCACACCGATGCCGGCCGGCCCGATGCCGGCCGGCCCGATGCCGGCTCACCCGGCGTCCCCGGCGCCGGTGTCCCCGGCGCCGGTGTCGCCCGGCCCGATCCCGCCGGGCACGGGTTTCCACGGGCCGGGTCCGGTGTCGCCCGCCCCGGGTGGCGGCGGGCCGGCTCCCCTCTCGCCGGCCGCGGCGGCGTCCGGTCCGGGCTTCGGCGGGCCGGCGCCCGTCTCGCCCGCCGTCGCGCCGCCCGGTCACGGCGCGGCCGGTCACGGCTTCGGCGGGTCGGCTCCCGGCGCCCCCGCGTCCGGTCGCGGCCCGGCCGATGGCGGCTCGGCCGGTTCCGGCTTCGGTGGGTCGAACCCCGGCGCCGCGCGATCCGGCAACGGCTCCGCGGGTGGCGGCTCGGCCGGTTCGGGGTTCGGCGGGGCGGTGCCGGTGTCGCCGGCCGCCGGCTCACCGGCCGGGCGTTTCGCGCCGGGCGCCGCGTCGGTGCCGGCCGCACACACCGCGGCCGACGTGCCGTTCCCGGCGCACGCCCCGCTCCCGGTCGGCGGCCGCTCCTGGCCCGACCGCCTGCGCAGCCCACGCGGCGTCGGGGTGCTCGCGACCGGCTTGATCACCGGCGGGGTGGCCCTGGTCGCCCTGGCCGCGATATTCCTCGGTCCCGGTAGCGGCCGCGACCCCGCCGTGTCCGCACCCGATCGCGGCACCGCGCCCGCCGCCGCCCCGGAGAAACCGGCCGGCGCGCCCTCCCCGAGCCGCACCCCGTCGCGCTCGCCGTCCCCGTCCCCGTCCGGCGACGAGGAGGACACCGTCGAGGCCGGCACCATCCTCAACCGGCTCGACGCCGCCCTGGCACAGGGACTCGTCAGTCGCGACATCAACGCGCGCGCCGGAAGCCGCCTGTTCGACGACCTCCGCGATCTCCGCCGCGACATCGACGACCCGGAGAAGCTCTCAGACGGCGCCGCCGACCTGCAGGAACGCTTGGAACGCCTGGCCGACGACGGCGACATGTCCCCGGACACCGCCTCCGACATGATCGAAATCGTCGACGACCTGGTGGTCTGA
- a CDS encoding RidA family protein: MSPEAVNSPALATPPGYSHAMRAGGLLFVSGQVPFDSEGAVVGVGDMRAQAERTFQNLGTVLEAAGASFADLVKLTYFVRDVSAVADVRAARDMFVDVRNPPASSLVEVSALIHPDLLIEIEAIAELPGA, encoded by the coding sequence ATGTCGCCTGAAGCGGTCAACTCACCCGCGCTCGCCACACCGCCCGGGTACAGCCACGCCATGCGCGCGGGCGGGCTGCTGTTCGTCTCCGGCCAGGTGCCGTTCGACTCCGAGGGCGCGGTGGTCGGCGTCGGCGACATGCGCGCGCAGGCCGAGCGGACGTTCCAGAACCTCGGCACCGTGCTCGAAGCGGCCGGGGCCTCGTTCGCGGACCTGGTCAAGCTCACGTACTTCGTCCGCGACGTCTCCGCGGTCGCGGACGTGCGCGCGGCCCGGGACATGTTCGTCGACGTGCGGAACCCGCCGGCCAGCTCGCTGGTCGAGGTGTCCGCGTTGATCCACCCGGACCTGCTCATCGAGATCGAGGCGATCGCGGAACTGCCGGGAGCGTAA